A DNA window from Delphinus delphis chromosome 6, mDelDel1.2, whole genome shotgun sequence contains the following coding sequences:
- the ABHD17B gene encoding alpha/beta hydrolase domain-containing protein 17B, translating to MNNLSFSELCCLFCCPPCPGKIASKLAFLPPDPTYTLMCDESGSRWTLHLSERADWQYSSREKDAIECFMTRTSKGNRIACMFVRCSPNAKYTLLFSHGNAVDLGQMSSFYIGLGSRINCNIFSYDYSGYGASSGKPTEKNLYADIEAAWLALRTRYGIRPENVIIYGQSIGTVPSVDLAARYESAAVILHSPLTSGMRVAFPDTKKTYCFDAFPNIDKISKITSPVLIIHGTEDEVIDFSHGLALFERCQRPVEPLWVEGAGHNDVELYGQYLERLKQFVSQELVNL from the exons atGAATAATCTTTCATTTAGTGAGCTATGTTGCCTCTTCTGCTGTCCACCTTGTCCAGGGAAAATTGCTTCAAAATTAGCATTTTTGCCACCTGATCCAACTTACACGCTGATGTGTGATGAAAGTGGAAGCCGCTGGACGTTACACCTATCAGAACGAGCAGACTGGCAATATTCTTCTAGAGAAAAAGATGCTATTGAGTGTTTCATGACTAGAACCAGTAAAGGCAACAGAATTGCCTGCATGTTTGTGCGTTGCTCACCCAATGCCAAATACACTTTACTCTTTTCACACGGAAATGCTGTTGATCTTGGTCAGATGAGCAGTTTTTACATAGGACTGGGATCGCGGAttaattgtaatatattttcatatgattATTCTGGATATGGTGCAAGTTCTGGGAAACCGACAGAGAAGAACCTCTATGCAGACATAGAAGCTGCTTGGCTTGCTCTTAGGACAAG ATATGGCATTCGCCCTGAAAATGTGATTATATATGGCCAAAGTATAGGGACAGTACCATCTGTGGATCTTGCTGCTCGGTATGAGAGTGCTGCTGTTATTCTTCATTCTCCTTTGACCTCAGGAATGCGAGTCGCTTTTCCTGATACCAAGAAGACCTACTGTTTTGATGCATTCCCAAA CATTGACAAAATCTCTAAGATTACCTCTCCAGTATTAATAATTCATGGGACTGAAGATGAAGTCATTGACTTCTCACACGGCCTCGCATTGTTTGAGCGTTGCCAAAGACCTGTGGAGCCTCTTTGGGTTGAAGGGGCAGGTCACAATGATGTGGAACTTTATGGACAGTATCTTGAAAGATTGAAACAGTTTGTGTCACAGGAACTggtaaatttgtaa